CCCCGCGGTTTGCGACCAATACGGTACTCAGGCTGCCGCCAGCTGCGTGGGGCTGCGTGTTGTGCGCTGTCATGTGCCCTGTGTTTCCTTTCCAGAAAATGCGGTGTCGAGAGTTTTTAGCTGGTTACTACATGCGGAAGATGCCGAAGCCCTGTTCATCCAGGGGCGCGCCACTTGCCACATCGAGGGCCATGCCAAGAATTCGGCGGGTATCTGCGGGATCGATGACACCGTCATCCCACAGGCGAGCCGATGAGTAATAGCAGTGCGACTGGCGCTCAAACTGCTCGCGGATCGGAGCTTCAAACTCCTCCTGGTCTTCCTGCGACCAGCTCTCACCTGAGCGTTCAATCTGGTTGCGACGAACCGTCGACAGCGTCATCGCCGCCTGTGGACCGCCCATGACGGAAATGCGAGCATTCGGCCACATCCAGAGGAAGCGCGGCGAATATGCGCGACCGCACATGGAGTAGTTGCCGGCGCCGAAGGCACCGCCGATGACTACGGTGAACTTGGGCACGCGGGTGGTAGCCACGGCGTTGACCATCTTGGCGCCGTGCTTTGCGATACCGCCGGCCTCGTATTCGCGACCAACCATGAAGCCCGTGGTGTTCTGCAGGAATACCAGTGGGATGCCGCGCTGATCACACAGCTCGATGAAGTGCGCGCCCTTCTGTGCAGATTCCGCGAAGAGAATGCCGTTGTTGGCGATAATGCCGACGCGGTGCCCGTGAATGCGGGCAAAAGTAGTGACCAGGGTCGTACCAAATTCGGCCTTGAACTCCTGGTATTGGCCTCCATCCACAATAATTTCAATGACCTCGTGAACGTCGTAAGGCACTTTGGCATCGACGGGGACGACATCGTAAAGATCGGTCTGGTTGCGAGTCGGCGCGACGGTGGGCTCTGTGTCCCACGGAACTTCCGGGTCCTTGGGGAGCGTTGCGACGATATCGCGGACACGACGCAGTGCGTCGGCATCGTTAACTGCGAGATGGTCAGTAACGCCGGAGGTCTTGGAGTGCAGTTCGCCGCCACCGAGTTCCTCTGGTGTGACATCTTCACCAGTTGCAGCCTTAACCAGTGGTGGGCCTGCCAGGAAGATGGTGCCCTGGTTTTTCACAATGACCGCTTCATCGCTCATCGCCGGCACGTATGCGCCCCCGGCGGTACAGGATCCCATCACGGCGGCAATCTGCGGAATCCCGCGAGCGGAGAGGTTGGCCTGGTTGTAGAAAATGCGACCGAAATGATCGCGATCAGGGAAAACTTCATCCTGGTTGAGAAGCATGGCCCCGCCGGAGTCGACCAGGTAAATGCACGGCAAGTGGTTAAGGCTGGCAATCTCCTGTGCGCGCAGGTGCTTCTTGACAGTCAACGGGTAGTACGTTCCGCCGGAAACGGTTGCGTCATTGGCTACAACCAGGCAGCGACGACCTTCGATGATGCCAATGCCGGCGATGACGCCAGCAGCCGGAACCTTGCCGCCATACATTTCGTGGGCCGCTAGAGGTGCGACCTCAAGGAAAGGGCTGCCGGGGTCAAGCAGTTGGTTGATGCGCTGACGTGGCAGCAGCTTACCGCGGGAAATATGGCGAGCACGGGCACGTTCGGAACCACCGCGTGCTGTCGTGCTGAGCAACTCTTTGAGCTCTGCGACGAGCTCTTCGTGGCGCTGTCGGTTGGTCAATGCTGGGGCGTGAGTCATGGGCGAAATACTTTCCGTTAATGACTATTAACTTTCTTGACGGAAAGGTTAATGTGACCACAGTCACTTCACAACAAGTTTTGTTTCCTAGGTCATACTTTTACCCCCGGATGCCTTTCAGACAGCTTGAAGTACACACCCCTCCCTGAGGTCACAACATGTTTCCAATAGAGATTTAAGTTTGTCCTAGAAATCTGTTTCGGGGGTAAATTCACTTGGA
The nucleotide sequence above comes from Corynebacterium amycolatum. Encoded proteins:
- a CDS encoding carboxyl transferase domain-containing protein, giving the protein MTHAPALTNRQRHEELVAELKELLSTTARGGSERARARHISRGKLLPRQRINQLLDPGSPFLEVAPLAAHEMYGGKVPAAGVIAGIGIIEGRRCLVVANDATVSGGTYYPLTVKKHLRAQEIASLNHLPCIYLVDSGGAMLLNQDEVFPDRDHFGRIFYNQANLSARGIPQIAAVMGSCTAGGAYVPAMSDEAVIVKNQGTIFLAGPPLVKAATGEDVTPEELGGGELHSKTSGVTDHLAVNDADALRRVRDIVATLPKDPEVPWDTEPTVAPTRNQTDLYDVVPVDAKVPYDVHEVIEIIVDGGQYQEFKAEFGTTLVTTFARIHGHRVGIIANNGILFAESAQKGAHFIELCDQRGIPLVFLQNTTGFMVGREYEAGGIAKHGAKMVNAVATTRVPKFTVVIGGAFGAGNYSMCGRAYSPRFLWMWPNARISVMGGPQAAMTLSTVRRNQIERSGESWSQEDQEEFEAPIREQFERQSHCYYSSARLWDDGVIDPADTRRILGMALDVASGAPLDEQGFGIFRM